The sequence TAATGTGTAAAGAGAAATAACTTAAAAAgaagaataaaacaaatgttttactAATGTCTGTGcaattatttgcttttttttaataatcataaggatcaattaattatgtaaatattgtgcaaataattgtttagtttttaattgaatttgatctctatttaaaaaaaatatctaatgaggATATTAAGAATGGAGTctggatataaataaaaaatcaataaaacatactaatatcttattacgaaattttaaacatattcttTCAGATATGCAAcgaaaacaagtttttttttttatttcttgtgcAAAATAGACAAAGATCacttcgtaaaaaataaaaataaatagataatacaCCAAGGAGGACgactatttaaaacaatataatcgtttcatatatttatttatacttttcctATAAAATCAATaccaatttgtttttattgattatcgACAGCGATCTTTTAAGTCAAAGAAAACAAAGGTTTTAATTGAAATCTATTATACTACCATCTTGTACGCAGCCGCTATCATCCAATTCGCGTTTTGTATCACATTCTATTTGCACTGAACCCATTTTAAAGCAGAAATACTGGTATAAGACCCACAAAATACCACTATTGACTTCCTTCGAAGTCAATACTAAAATACGCACGACACAAAGGACTGCGGATTCATTACGATGACCCGGTGAGTAAGCTTAATCTTAAGAGGTAAACAGTTTATTTTACGAAATTGGAACGATTCCAAGCTAAAGGCAATATCATCCCCAAATACccgaaaataagaaaattatgacAGCACCCAGCAGTCAGCAAAAAACAAGAATTGATATTCCGATTTCCGATTACAGTAATAGACaacaatcatatatttttagtttatggGAGTTCAGGAAGTAACGTTCAACTATTTTGGAAAAATATAgttgtttcaataataatattataaaaaatattaaatttaaatacaatatttaattatcatttaagtattttaataaatatctaatataatgttgcctattcaaaaaattatttttaagtcgaCTGGCAGCActtatttagtaatttgtttttaatttttctttcacgTGTTACTTGACAGAAgtcaagtatttatttttaaataaaaacaaattttaaagcaATGGCGAAGTCAATCAGAAGCAAATGGAAGAGGAAATGCCGGGCAATAAAGCGAGAACGATATGCAGTAAAAGAACTGGCCcgtttaaagaaaatgttaggCATTAAAGAGGAAGAAAAAGTTAACGAAAATGAGGTTATGGAGTCTGACCAAGTTATATTTTTGGATGCAGGAAAAATTGGTAAAAAGAAGAAAGAGGAAAAGCCACCTGAAGAGGAAGAAGACGTTGAAATGAGTTCAGATGACGAAAAAGTGGAAGTCGCCGCCGATAATGGTAAAAAACGGATCTTCAGCACGAAAACATTAAAAGACCAAAACGGCCAGTATCCAGTTTGGCTGCACAAGCGAAAAGTTGCGAAattaactcaaacaaaaaaaggtttaaagaaaaaatcaaaGAAACGTCGACGGTAGTAAAGTCCCATAggtgtatataaaaaatgtgtttttatttaacaatatttaaccaGTTCAATTGCCACAAAGTGCATCAATGTTTTTATGAATGTGGTTATACAAAAAAGTCCTGCTGAAGGTTGAAAAATGtactataaacttaaaattccAAGCCACactaactattccttacatttcATGTAAGATATGTttctaagtaaaaaaatatagtctttAAATTAacaagctgttttttttttttaattcaccattACATTTATGCGCATGATCATAATCATAAATCCTAAAATATCAATAAGgctctatatttataataatataaatgtatttttattaagaattacacaaaaaaaaattgaaaaacattataatatattaaacttatgtACTATTGTTGTTTACATCAAGAGGTTTATAAGTGTCCGCTCTTAAAATGGCTCTGTTAAGTTTGTGGATATGTTCGTCTGTCCTAATATGAAGCATTACTGATACCGATCCCATGGTTACATTGCAAATTGtgcaataacaatttattttgtttatctgtaACAAATCATGAAATAAGatgaatacagattaaaaaaaaaaattaaatattcattattaatttgttggaataaatattaattgtgtaaTCTAAtctaactatacttatattaaacaatagtattttttttgtattgaatgaGTAATCTCTtgatgtaataatttttatttatatgtaatgagTAATCTCTGGATGTAATAATCCAATTCCAAAAAAAAGTTCACTGGTAGAATGCTGCATTATTATTGAGTGCTATaggatatgaattatttttatatcaaaacattctttaataataaatctcacCCGTGCAATGCCGAGATGGGTCACTCATATCAACTtagtgataaattatttaaaccttTATCTGCTTGAAGAAATGAAAAGATTTGTTTAATAATCTAACtatatttcattgaataaatacaagcacccttaaattattgttttatccaAAATAACATTGCATCTTCGTAAATAAAAGGCAAGAacctattttaaatgatttgtttgtaataattactaaatcatgaacaattttctttttttattaacgaatTTTGATTTTAGATATTTCTTAATGGACATATTTCGGAAGTAATAAGGTTTCAAGTataattccaatttcaaaaatacTGATTGAAATatactgtattataaaaaatatattttcgagaaACTTTTCACACAAAAAATCTATAAGTAATTAACATACCtgtcttattaaattttcagaaaATTCTGTAACATATGGAAATTTGTTTAGTAACTTTTTGTGTTCAACTAAACTCTTATGATGTTCTTTGAATGCAGTCTCTATTTCCACGTCACATAACACGCACCTAAATGTTTTTCCTATCATGACAATTCCATGGAAACTGTCTGAGGATACCACTAATTTCATTCCGttctttaaagttaatattataaactgttGATCAACAACATTCTTTTTATCCGATCCTTTTGAAAATTTAGGTCTTCGTAAAGCTG comes from Vanessa atalanta chromosome 30, ilVanAtal1.2, whole genome shotgun sequence and encodes:
- the LOC125075186 gene encoding protein LLP homolog; translated protein: MAKSIRSKWKRKCRAIKRERYAVKELARLKKMLGIKEEEKVNENEVMESDQVIFLDAGKIGKKKKEEKPPEEEEDVEMSSDDEKVEVAADNGKKRIFSTKTLKDQNGQYPVWLHKRKVAKLTQTKKGLKKKSKKRRR
- the LOC125075187 gene encoding uncharacterized protein LOC125075187 — encoded protein: MNIDLGKRDWLKMSTPALRRPKFSKGSDKKNVVDQQFIILTLKNGMKLVVSSDSFHGIVMIGKTFRCVLCDVEIETAFKEHHKSLVEHKKLLNKFPYVTEFSENLIRQINKINCYCTICNVTMGSVSVMLHIRTDEHIHKLNRAILRADTYKPLDVNNNST